One Pantoea trifolii genomic region harbors:
- a CDS encoding LacI family DNA-binding transcriptional regulator codes for MATIIEVAKVAGVSKATVSRVLSGNGYVSQEKREKVYQAIAATDFRPNLLARNLATKSSQTIGLVITNTLYTGSYFTELMQHSARLMEQQGRQLLLVDGKHSAEEERAAIQFLLDLRCDGVIIYPRFLTTDEMDNIIAQHKHPILVINRRLRQHDSYCIYSDQQRSSSAAVEQLIALGHRDIAFITGSLDSPTGRERLAGYQAALTKHGIPINDALVVEGKWQAQNGMAAVEQLLKQGRNFSALVASNDDMAVGALKALAAAQIAVPAQVAVIGFDDIPLAPFTIPALSSVKMPVTEMIKETIERLISMLDGGEMRNDKTFSGELILRESVGPGPHHNL; via the coding sequence ATGGCGACCATAATCGAGGTGGCAAAAGTAGCCGGCGTATCAAAAGCAACCGTTTCGCGCGTGTTGTCTGGCAATGGTTATGTCAGCCAGGAAAAACGCGAGAAGGTGTATCAGGCGATTGCTGCCACCGATTTCCGCCCTAACTTGCTGGCGCGCAATCTTGCAACCAAATCCAGCCAGACGATTGGGCTGGTGATTACCAACACTTTGTATACCGGCAGCTACTTCACCGAGTTGATGCAGCACTCCGCGCGCCTGATGGAACAGCAGGGACGTCAGCTGCTGTTAGTGGATGGTAAACACAGCGCCGAAGAGGAGCGCGCAGCCATTCAGTTCCTGCTCGATTTGCGTTGCGATGGTGTGATTATCTATCCGCGTTTTCTCACCACCGATGAAATGGACAACATCATCGCGCAGCATAAACACCCGATATTGGTGATTAACCGTCGTCTACGACAGCACGACAGTTACTGCATCTATTCCGATCAACAGCGCAGCAGCAGCGCTGCGGTGGAGCAGCTGATTGCGCTGGGTCATCGAGATATTGCCTTTATCACCGGTTCACTGGATTCGCCGACCGGGCGTGAACGTTTGGCGGGCTACCAGGCAGCGCTGACCAAACATGGTATTCCAATTAATGATGCGCTGGTGGTCGAAGGAAAATGGCAGGCGCAAAACGGCATGGCAGCGGTGGAACAGTTGCTGAAGCAGGGTAGGAATTTCTCAGCGCTGGTGGCCAGCAACGATGATATGGCGGTGGGCGCGCTCAAAGCGCTTGCGGCAGCGCAGATTGCCGTTCCTGCACAAGTGGCGGTGATCGGGTTCGATGATATCCCGCTGGCGCCGTTTACCATTCCGGCGTTATCCAGTGTGAAAATGCCGGTCACAGAGATGATTAAGGAAACCATCGAACGTTTGATTTCTATGCTGGACGGCGGCGAAATGCGCAATGACAAAACCTTCTCTGGCGAATTAATTTTGCGTGAATCTGTTGGGCCGGGACCGCATCACAATCTGTAA
- a CDS encoding acyltransferase family protein, translating into MHARITHLDGMRGLAILLVIGYHAYARWPELLPYVAQTQHIPLFSFGWLGVELFFMISGFVIFMTLDKSNSYISFLKKRWLRLFPAMFIASMLLFALGGFFPEWSAMTPYVRNLLPGLMFTNPETLTQLTGIEFKSMAGSFWSLYVEAVFYLIIGAVYFTLGRKYCLPALLVPMLLLSASSVLKSLGHPMLIDIISKFGFIHYSWFMVGCLVYERMHGRDKLFHYAIVAVAMLINFGYFVKNAGIMTVIPLLMVLVFFVASFYSKQMERWLSIRFLTAVGFASYAFYLIHENQMIATLIKLNVYIKSEVVMLLMPIMVACVLYYIAFLITKYAEPALRNMLKGKRIPAAPQSGAGA; encoded by the coding sequence ATGCACGCACGTATAACGCACCTTGATGGTATGCGCGGCCTGGCGATCCTGTTAGTTATCGGTTACCACGCTTACGCACGATGGCCGGAATTATTGCCTTATGTCGCGCAAACACAACATATCCCACTTTTCAGCTTTGGCTGGCTCGGCGTAGAACTATTTTTCATGATTTCAGGATTTGTAATTTTTATGACGCTGGATAAATCCAACAGCTATATCAGTTTCCTGAAAAAGCGCTGGCTGCGGCTGTTTCCCGCGATGTTTATTGCCAGCATGCTGCTTTTCGCACTAGGCGGTTTCTTCCCGGAATGGTCAGCCATGACGCCGTACGTCAGGAATCTGCTGCCTGGATTGATGTTTACCAATCCGGAAACCCTGACACAATTAACCGGCATTGAATTTAAATCAATGGCGGGATCGTTCTGGTCACTGTATGTCGAAGCGGTTTTCTATCTGATTATTGGTGCCGTTTACTTTACTCTGGGCCGGAAATATTGCTTGCCTGCTTTACTGGTGCCAATGTTGCTATTATCCGCTTCGTCGGTATTAAAATCGCTTGGGCATCCGATGCTTATCGATATAATTTCCAAGTTTGGTTTTATACATTATTCCTGGTTTATGGTGGGTTGCCTGGTTTATGAACGTATGCACGGTCGCGATAAACTGTTCCATTACGCGATTGTCGCCGTGGCGATGCTGATTAACTTCGGCTATTTCGTCAAAAATGCTGGCATAATGACAGTCATTCCGTTGCTGATGGTGCTGGTGTTCTTTGTTGCCAGTTTCTACTCAAAGCAGATGGAGCGCTGGCTTTCGATACGCTTCCTGACGGCTGTTGGATTTGCCAGTTACGCATTTTATCTGATTCATGAAAACCAGATGATCGCCACGCTGATTAAACTTAACGTCTATATCAAGAGTGAAGTTGTCATGCTGCTGATGCCTATCATGGTGGCCTGCGTGCTGTACTACATTGCTTTCCTGATAACAAAATATGCCGAACCGGCACTGCGAAATATGCTAAAGGGGAAACGCATCCCCGCAGCGCCGCAATCCGGCGCAGGAGCGTAA
- a CDS encoding HTH domain-containing protein has protein sequence MTALNQRQNGIIDFLIAENDWVPANRVAESLDISVSTLRRDIDVINEFCSDNQRRNY, from the coding sequence ATGACAGCACTGAACCAACGACAAAACGGAATTATTGATTTTCTGATCGCAGAGAATGATTGGGTTCCGGCGAATCGGGTTGCTGAATCTCTCGATATTTCTGTCAGTACGCTGCGAAGAGATATTGACGTTATCAATGAATTTTGTTCTGACAATCAACGTCGCAATTATTAG
- a CDS encoding BglG family transcription antiterminator: MNFVLTINVAIISKPGLGLRFDGGSVFSRGTSVVSEQHHEILGTKRLVGISTDLLTQSPAPLSLSALSEKFFVSRSSIVEDLKKVEAWLATFALTLIRDHSGTYIHGNDLNIRMALKDIITVSVLSQYQTADSRIDRFSRTKLVDQFGKVNVDNCISLIGLIEDELTCAISEPYYTNLFSHLLVTIRRAAGLTAQSDVQTYTRHEGKEWTIAEKAVSWLQDEYRMILPAIEVSYIYQYLISSGRHTLTSGDSLPLPLNSEADRYADGLIRESSEDLGLDLSLDNKLRHDLAQHIKPMLNRLAYGIAIHNPLLDEIKSELGSAFNAVKKAADRINQKYGYADISDDEVAYLTIYLQTALDKFRAAKKIIIVCSSGVGTSQLLSSRINRAFPEWEIIAIVPGSQLSNTLEMKACDLIISTIKLEDIELPVAYVSAIFSKKDIARVSERLFSDENMKEKHHAG, from the coding sequence ATGAATTTTGTTCTGACAATCAACGTCGCAATTATTAGTAAGCCAGGATTAGGTTTGCGCTTTGATGGCGGATCGGTTTTCTCGCGCGGCACATCAGTTGTCTCTGAACAGCATCATGAAATATTGGGCACTAAACGCCTGGTCGGCATTTCTACTGATTTATTGACGCAATCACCCGCGCCATTATCACTCAGCGCGCTGTCGGAGAAATTTTTTGTCAGCCGATCTTCAATTGTGGAAGATTTGAAAAAGGTCGAGGCCTGGCTGGCTACATTCGCTTTGACGTTGATTCGCGACCATTCAGGCACCTATATCCACGGTAACGATCTGAATATACGTATGGCGTTAAAAGATATCATCACCGTAAGTGTATTAAGTCAGTATCAAACAGCGGATAGCCGAATTGACCGTTTTTCCAGAACCAAATTAGTCGATCAGTTTGGCAAGGTGAACGTGGATAATTGCATCTCGCTCATTGGTTTAATTGAAGATGAATTAACCTGTGCCATCAGTGAGCCTTATTACACCAATCTCTTTTCACATCTGCTGGTGACGATTCGACGTGCGGCGGGCCTTACGGCGCAATCGGACGTACAAACCTATACGCGACACGAGGGCAAGGAGTGGACGATTGCCGAGAAAGCCGTGAGCTGGTTGCAGGATGAGTACCGAATGATCTTACCGGCGATTGAAGTGAGTTATATCTATCAATATCTGATTTCATCGGGCCGCCATACGCTGACGTCAGGCGATAGCCTTCCGTTACCACTCAACAGCGAAGCCGATCGCTACGCAGATGGGCTGATTCGTGAATCATCAGAAGATTTAGGCCTCGACCTTAGCCTGGATAACAAACTGCGTCACGATTTAGCTCAGCATATTAAGCCAATGCTCAATCGACTTGCCTATGGCATCGCTATCCATAATCCATTGCTGGATGAAATTAAAAGTGAGCTGGGTAGCGCCTTTAATGCGGTAAAAAAGGCAGCTGATCGTATTAATCAAAAATATGGCTATGCGGATATCTCGGATGATGAAGTGGCTTATCTGACGATTTACCTACAAACCGCGCTGGATAAATTCCGTGCTGCTAAGAAGATCATTATAGTTTGCTCCAGTGGTGTAGGAACATCGCAGTTGTTATCCAGTCGTATCAATCGTGCGTTTCCCGAATGGGAAATTATTGCCATCGTTCCCGGCAGTCAGCTCTCGAACACACTGGAAATGAAGGCGTGCGATTTAATTATCTCAACCATCAAATTAGAGGATATTGAGTTACCGGTTGCCTATGTCTCGGCAATTTTCTCTAAGAAAGATATTGCGCGAGTTTCAGAAAGACTTTTTTCTGATGAAAATATGAAGGAGAAACATCATGCTGGATAA
- a CDS encoding PTS sugar transporter subunit IIA, which produces MLDKVIVSDILTRSCVVTDLVASNKFEVIEALSSLLYAENIVNDKALFIQDVMAREALGPTGFDNQVAIPHGKSVAVNETRMAVANLRTPVDWETEEDVAVKLVILFAVRNADSGIGHIKVLARVSVALGDDEIVERLINAKTNEELYRLIVNNTGV; this is translated from the coding sequence ATGCTGGATAAAGTGATCGTGTCAGATATTTTAACCCGCTCATGCGTGGTTACTGATTTAGTGGCGAGTAATAAATTTGAGGTGATAGAGGCATTATCTTCACTGCTTTATGCTGAAAATATTGTTAACGATAAAGCCTTATTTATTCAGGATGTGATGGCGCGAGAAGCGCTGGGGCCAACCGGGTTTGATAATCAGGTGGCGATACCTCACGGTAAATCGGTGGCAGTGAATGAAACCCGCATGGCGGTGGCTAATTTACGCACGCCGGTTGACTGGGAAACTGAAGAGGACGTAGCGGTAAAACTGGTGATTTTATTTGCGGTACGCAATGCCGATAGCGGCATTGGTCATATTAAAGTATTAGCCCGTGTGTCTGTGGCATTGGGTGATGATGAGATTGTTGAACGATTAATTAATGCCAAAACCAACGAAGAGTTGTATCGGCTAATCGTCAATAATACCGGAGTATAA
- a CDS encoding PTS fructose transporter subunit IIC → MKLIAITACPTGVAHTYIAEANLKKSAAKMGIDIVVETHGAVESEYHFTQDDISQADAVLIAADKVIDLRRFKGKRIFKVPVARAAKDASGLLSNIMSGALKPEMNSNSEALNSDDSETQSGKSTLSQLYIHLITGVNLMIPFVIAGGILIALSFSFGITAATPGDANFSPIAKMLSDIGGGAAFALMLPILSLGISKSISGNLGIVSGAVGGMLAVHTGAGFLGALFAGFLAGYITLLVVKYIHLPKAIAGLKPILMVPLLTVLLTGALMILVIGQPIRMLLEALTAFLQSMGNMNAAIMGLMIGVMVAFDMGGPLNKTVCMFAIGLMSTGIYEPIAACMAAGMVPPLGIALATTLFGRKFTAQERETGKVTYVLGLSFITEGAIPYAVSDPLRVIPAICAGSGLAGALSMALGCASRAPHGGVFVLFIPNVITHVLAYMFAIAAGAVFTAVILRFIKKDVNETLTEGVNDVNQHEESFERG, encoded by the coding sequence ATGAAACTGATCGCTATTACCGCCTGTCCGACAGGCGTCGCGCACACTTACATTGCAGAAGCCAATCTGAAAAAAAGTGCAGCGAAGATGGGCATCGACATTGTAGTTGAAACCCACGGCGCGGTGGAGAGTGAATATCACTTCACTCAGGATGATATTAGCCAGGCGGATGCAGTATTGATCGCTGCCGATAAAGTCATCGATTTACGCCGATTTAAGGGAAAGCGCATATTTAAAGTACCGGTGGCGCGCGCGGCGAAAGATGCCAGCGGATTATTAAGCAATATTATGAGCGGCGCGCTAAAGCCGGAGATGAACAGCAATAGCGAAGCGTTAAACAGCGATGATAGCGAGACGCAGAGCGGAAAATCCACCTTGTCGCAGCTCTATATTCATCTCATTACCGGCGTGAATCTGATGATTCCGTTTGTGATAGCCGGAGGCATATTAATTGCCCTCAGCTTTTCCTTTGGTATTACTGCAGCAACGCCAGGCGATGCGAATTTCAGTCCGATTGCAAAAATGCTGTCTGACATTGGTGGCGGTGCGGCTTTCGCGCTGATGTTGCCGATTCTGTCGCTCGGCATCAGTAAATCAATCAGTGGCAATCTGGGTATTGTGTCTGGCGCGGTCGGCGGCATGCTCGCAGTGCACACCGGTGCGGGCTTTCTTGGGGCGCTATTTGCCGGCTTCCTCGCCGGATATATCACGTTGCTGGTAGTGAAATATATTCATCTGCCTAAGGCGATTGCGGGTTTAAAACCGATTCTGATGGTGCCACTGCTGACGGTGTTATTAACCGGCGCATTAATGATTTTAGTTATCGGTCAGCCCATCAGAATGTTGCTGGAAGCGCTGACCGCTTTCCTGCAAAGCATGGGCAACATGAATGCCGCCATTATGGGGTTAATGATTGGCGTAATGGTCGCATTTGATATGGGCGGCCCGTTAAACAAAACCGTGTGCATGTTTGCCATCGGGTTAATGTCCACCGGCATTTATGAACCTATCGCCGCCTGTATGGCGGCTGGCATGGTTCCGCCATTAGGCATTGCGCTGGCTACCACGCTGTTTGGCCGCAAATTCACTGCTCAAGAGCGCGAAACCGGCAAAGTCACCTATGTATTAGGACTGTCATTTATCACTGAAGGCGCAATTCCCTATGCGGTTTCCGATCCGCTGCGCGTGATTCCCGCAATTTGTGCCGGTTCAGGTTTAGCGGGTGCGCTCTCCATGGCGTTAGGTTGCGCTTCACGCGCACCGCACGGCGGCGTGTTCGTCCTGTTTATCCCTAATGTGATTACACATGTATTGGCCTATATGTTTGCGATTGCTGCGGGTGCGGTTTTCACCGCGGTAATCCTGCGATTTATTAAGAAAGACGTAAATGAAACCCTTACCGAAGGAGTGAATGATGTTAATCAACATGAAGAATCTTTTGAGCGTGGCTAA